From a single bacterium genomic region:
- a CDS encoding ATP-binding protein produces MQIVEFFGIPAGVGRDYPQHLPYLWITPSTRRYPYGTTSAHTGSEGPRGQSLKTRPSSLHRVDRTPARHWHVRKAWDVRRKQRRASACSQISLGACGGLVSMQDFFLRLVSQQGDETPSEAQAPEVRVAIYDSPLAPPQVISLSSDDFNQLIGELSARTHGYARERGGRIPFVVIKEILENLIHAYFKDAVVTIMDDGNTIRISDQGPGIRDKERAFEPGFTTATREMRRLIKGVGSGLPVAREQLAFLGGMITIEDNLKSGTVVTLRVGAPPAVTPPAPVPDQPTADQAAAAAVRLTDREKKILLLIAEIGAAGPSTIAKELGMSQSTAFRELQSLQRLRLLTVGTADPGKRTLTEEGIAFLGSVFKA; encoded by the coding sequence ATGCAGATCGTGGAGTTTTTTGGCATCCCGGCAGGAGTCGGACGGGATTATCCACAACATCTTCCATACCTGTGGATAACACCGTCCACTCGCCGTTACCCGTATGGGACAACGTCGGCACACACCGGCAGTGAGGGACCGCGCGGGCAATCGCTGAAAACGCGGCCGTCTTCTCTCCACAGAGTTGACCGCACCCCGGCACGTCACTGGCACGTTCGAAAAGCCTGGGACGTCAGGCGCAAACAAAGGAGGGCCTCCGCATGCAGCCAAATTTCTCTTGGCGCATGCGGGGGGCTCGTCTCGATGCAGGACTTCTTCCTGCGGCTTGTGTCTCAACAGGGGGATGAGACGCCGAGCGAGGCGCAGGCGCCTGAGGTTCGCGTGGCGATCTACGACTCTCCGCTTGCACCGCCGCAGGTCATCTCGCTTTCGTCGGACGACTTCAACCAACTCATCGGCGAGCTGTCGGCACGCACCCACGGGTACGCACGCGAACGCGGCGGGCGCATTCCCTTCGTCGTCATCAAGGAGATTCTGGAAAATCTGATCCACGCGTACTTCAAGGACGCCGTCGTCACGATCATGGACGACGGCAATACGATCCGGATCTCGGATCAAGGGCCGGGAATTCGTGACAAAGAGCGGGCATTTGAACCGGGGTTCACGACGGCGACGCGCGAGATGCGGCGGCTCATCAAAGGCGTCGGATCCGGCCTGCCGGTGGCGCGCGAACAACTGGCGTTCCTGGGCGGCATGATTACGATCGAAGACAACTTGAAAAGCGGCACCGTGGTCACCCTGCGGGTCGGTGCCCCGCCGGCGGTGACCCCGCCGGCGCCGGTCCCGGACCAACCCACCGCGGACCAGGCGGCGGCCGCCGCCGTCCGCCTGACCGATCGGGAGAAGAAGATCCTGCTGCTGATCGCCGAGATCGGGGCGGCGGGCCCGTCCACGATCGCCAAGGAGCTCGGGATGAGTCAAAGCACTGCGTTCCGCGAACTCCAGTCGCTGCAGCGCCTGCGCCTCCTCACCGTCGGTACGGCCGATCCCGGCAAGCGCACGCTCACGGAAGAAGGCATCGCGTTCCTTGGCTCGGTGTTCAAGGCATAG
- the rpmH gene encoding 50S ribosomal protein L34, translating to MKRTFQPNRRRRARTHGFRVRMRTPGGRNVLRRRRQRGRRRLSPA from the coding sequence GTGAAGCGTACGTTTCAGCCCAACCGCCGGCGCCGCGCCCGGACGCATGGGTTCCGGGTGAGAATGCGGACGCCGGGAGGGCGCAATGTGCTGCGGCGGCGGCGGCAGCGCGGCCGGCGCCGGCTTTCGCCCGCGTAG
- the yidD gene encoding membrane protein insertion efficiency factor YidD, whose translation MRGCRVGRMIAVGVIRWYQRWISPYLPPSCRFTPSCSEYAAQAVEHHGLVRGGWLAVRRVLRCHPLHPGGYDPVPGRPAEARRPEVV comes from the coding sequence ATGCGGGGATGCCGGGTAGGGCGTATGATTGCGGTCGGGGTGATCCGCTGGTACCAGCGTTGGATCTCGCCGTACCTGCCGCCGTCGTGCCGGTTCACACCGTCATGCTCCGAGTACGCCGCGCAGGCGGTCGAACACCACGGGCTCGTCCGGGGCGGTTGGCTGGCCGTACGCCGGGTGCTCCGGTGCCATCCACTTCATCCGGGGGGCTACGATCCCGTCCCGGGGCGCCCTGCCGAAGCGCGGAGGCCTGAGGTTGTTTAA
- the rnpA gene encoding ribonuclease P protein component, which yields MCCGGGGSAAGAGFRPRSGPAASPEPMAARAGRLVSHADFSRVYREGRRYPGETLVLYLRATAAERRVGVTAGRRLGGAVVRNRAKRRLREAFRRVEPRLCGRGDIVLVARSGIAQAGFAEIVQEMNALCAAGRLICGDAG from the coding sequence ATGTGCTGCGGCGGCGGCGGCAGCGCGGCCGGCGCCGGCTTTCGCCCGCGTAGCGGGCCGGCAGCGTCCCCCGAGCCGATGGCCGCCAGGGCCGGCCGGCTGGTCTCGCATGCGGACTTTTCCCGGGTGTATCGCGAAGGCCGCCGCTATCCTGGCGAGACGCTTGTCCTCTACCTTCGGGCTACGGCGGCGGAACGCCGCGTCGGGGTGACCGCGGGACGCCGGCTCGGCGGCGCGGTCGTCAGAAATCGAGCCAAGCGCCGGTTGCGGGAGGCGTTTCGCCGCGTGGAGCCGCGGTTGTGCGGCCGCGGCGATATCGTGCTGGTCGCGCGCTCCGGGATTGCGCAGGCCGGGTTTGCGGAGATCGTGCAGGAGATGAACGCGTTGTGCGCCGCTGGGCGGCTCATATGCGGGGATGCCGGGTAG